A single Anopheles funestus chromosome 2RL, idAnoFuneDA-416_04, whole genome shotgun sequence DNA region contains:
- the LOC125763610 gene encoding protein phosphatase 1 regulatory subunit 14B, which produces MQCSVETMNDCERSPGRTGLRVNFTEKGEVKERREKFLTAKYGSHQMSLIRKRLAVEMWLYDELQKLFDPPTEAIDVDIDEILDMDTDDIRRSHLFSLLSACKRPPQDISKFISDLLDRAKTL; this is translated from the exons ATGCAGTGTAGCGTTGAAACCATGAACGATTGCGAGCGATCCCCCGGCCGCACTGGACTGCGCGTCAACTTTACCGAGAAGGGCGAGGTCAAGGAGCGCCGGGAGAAGTTCCTCACAGCAAAGTACGGTTCGCACCAGATGAGTCTGATCCGGAAACGGCTAGCGGTGGAGATGTGGCTGTACGACGAGCTGCAGAAACTGTTCGATCCTCCC ACAGAAGCAATCGACGTGGACATCGACGAGATTCTAGACATGGACACCGATGACATAAGAAGATCGCATTTGTTC AGCCTGCTTTCCGCATGCAAACGACCACCGCAAGACATATCG AAATTCATTAGCGATCTTTTGGATAGGGCCAAAACACTCTGA
- the LOC125763563 gene encoding ER membrane protein complex subunit 3, which translates to MAELLIDPNIRGWVFLPIVVITFLVGIIRHYFSILISSQKKVELTQIQDSQAMIRARLLRENGKYLTQQSFAMRRHYFNNEDTGYFKTQKRAPPSPNSTAMLSDLVKGNFINVLPMIVIGGWINWMFSGFVTTKVPFPLTLRFKPMLQRGIELASLDAAWVSSASWYFLNVFGLRSIYTLVLGENNAADQTQSMQDQMSGAAVAMPQDPKAAFKAEWEALQITEYQNVLANIENELLTSNGLSGDQPSQSAPLEDGSALRN; encoded by the exons ATGGCTGAGCTGCTGATTGATCCTAACATTCGTGGCTGGGTGTTTTTGCCCATCGTTGTAATCACTTTTCTCGTCGGTATCATCCgacattatttttccattctgATATCGTCTCAGAAAAAGGTAGAACTTACCCAGATCCAGGACAGCCAAGCAATGATCCGGGCACGGCTACTACGAGAAAATGGCAAATACCTAACGCAGCAATCGTTTGCCATGCGTCGGCACTACTTCAACAACGAAGATACGGGTTACTTCAAGACGCAGAAACGAGCACCACCGAGCCCGAACTCGACCGCAATGTTATCGGATCTGGTGAAGGGAAATTTTATCAACGTGTTGCCCATGATCGTGATCGGTGGATGGATTAACTGGATGTTTTCCGGGTTTGTCACTACGAAGGTTCCATTCCCGCTAACTCTTCGCTTCAAGCCGATGTTACAAAGAGGTATCGAGCTTGCCTCACTCGATGCTGCCTGGGTATCGTCCGCATCGTGGTACTTTCTGAACGTTTTTGGTCTGCGAAGTATCTATACACTTGTGCTTGGTGAAAACAATG CGGCCGATCAAACGCAATCGATGCAGGATCAGATGTCCGGTGCCGCCGTAGCCATGCCACAAGACCCGAAGGCTGCTTTCAAGGCAGAATGGGAGGCGCTGCAGATAACTGAATATCAGAATGTGCTAGCAAATATAGAAAATGAGCTGCTGACCAGTAATGGTCTTTCTGGTGACCAGCCAAGCCAAAGTGCGCCATTAGAGGACGGATCGGCGCTTCGGAATTGA